The proteins below are encoded in one region of Garra rufa chromosome 12, GarRuf1.0, whole genome shotgun sequence:
- the LOC141347093 gene encoding small integral membrane protein 26-like, translating to MKFDPVKWNRNAALMYAVGVWTTIGYAYYKYTIGDIKVEKKVVEEENNPNVKTHETKRIQTTIIYKEDSVPHTTMLSNFYKSTYGSYPESQKQDEDK from the exons ATGAAGTTTGATCCTGTCAAGTGGAACCGGAATGCGGCACTGATGTATGCTGTTGGAGTTTGGACCACGATTGGTTACGCATATTACAAATACACGATTGGAGACATAAAAG ttGAAAAAAAGGTCGTCGAGGAAGAAAACAATCCTAATGTGAAGACACATGAAACGAAACGCATTCAAACCACAATAATCTATAAGGAGGATTCTGTGCCACACACCACAATGCTTTCAAACTTCTACAAATCTACATATGGAAGTTATCCAGAGAGTCAAAAACAAGACGAAGACAAATAa